TAGGCGGCCGGAGGGCGCTCGCGCGGCCAGGTAAGCATCTCTGCGGCCACCCTGGGGGCCGCTCTTCGGCCCGGAGCCGGACTGCCGCCACTTCCAGCCTGATGGGCCGCTTTCGGCCGGGCGCTGAGACAGCATGCCAATAATACGCTTTCCTTGCCGTTGtccaccccctccctgtccccggGGACCTAGGTATTCCTCGCAACCCTGCACTGGGTGTCCGCACTCCTCACCTGCCTGCCTTACCTGCAGCTTTGCCCCCGGCTCCCAGCTGTCCCGGCCCCACACCCGACCCTCAGAAGGCATGCCCCCAGGTGCCTTTGTCACTCGGGGGCCCCCGATTTTGCCCCAGCACCAGGACCCCTTCGAGCTTTCCGCGCTCCCTGCGCTCCCTCCTCCAATCCCTGGCCTCTCGCCGGCCGTGATGTCAGCCCGGTTCAAGCTGGAACATCCCGTTCCCGGTGCTAGTTCCTGCTGTTGGCCAcagccttcccttttctcctgaaGCTCAGAAAATGCTCTAGGGTTGGGGGTGTGGTTGGACAAAGAGTAAGGGAAGAACTATCTGCTGCCCTGTTGTGTGTCCTTTGGTCAGAGCTGAGTGTGTCGGCTTCGGatgggtgtgtgggggggtgagTGTATAGAAAAGTAGGGGACTGAGAAAGGATTCCTGACAATGGCAGGTGCCGGCTTCGGTCCTGGGAGTCGGGAGAAGGTGCAGGGGCCAGAGAAGGAAAAGCTTTGTTGCCTTGACCGGAATGATTGGGATCCTGGCGAGCGcggagggtggtggtggttgtgttttgccctggggagcaaggcCAGCCTCTGAAACCCCGATGGCTGCCCTTCTTCATACGGTCACCCGGCCCCCCGGGGACTGGGGATATATTTGAGGTGGGCGACCCCTGGTCGCGCTTGCCGGTGCGGGAGTGTGCCTTTCCCCTGCTTCCGCCGAGAAATGGGGGAGGGGTCGCCCCTCCCGCCCTCTTGTGGGCCCTCGGGCAACCGCTGAGCTCAGCTGCTGACGTCGGTTTCCCTGGCGACCGCGGCGGCGGCGGAAGCGCGTGGTGGGGCCGCGCACGTTCGCGCGCATGTGCAGCGAAGGTGGCGCCGCCCCCGGATAAAGTTAGCTTGGAGACCTAAATATAGGAGGCAGCAGGCTCACCCCCTGCTCCGAGGCTTTAGAGCCCCAGGCGGAGTGGGGGCCTGTTGGGAATTTGGGGATGGGAAATATCCAGGCTGTAGCTCACAGCTGTCGTTCTAGTCGATTGCTTAGGTTCTACTTAACCAGGCCACGCTGGCAGGGGATGTGGGGTAAGGACCAAGAGAGGCCCCTTCCCACCTGCAGCCCCCTCAACAGGGACAGGAAACAGAAATTGCCTAGGCTTCCTTTTGGAAGCTGCATCCCAGAAGCGTGGAGGCCTGCAAGGGAGGGTCTGAAAGAAGCCGGCGGGTGTTGTGAAGTTACAGCCCAGGTTTTTCTCCTTCTTGGTTTCTCTCTTCAGGTGTTGGCTGTGATCAAACTTCTCAGTTCTCTGAGGCTTGGGTCTTCCACTTCCTCTGACCAGGCCTCCCGGCCCCCTTTTGCCTCTGTGGTGGCCTCTCCGCCTTCCCTGTTCTCCTGCccttcccatggcccagacatgAGCGGCCCCCTAGAAGGggctgatgggggaggggacccCAGGCCCGGGGAATCCTTTTGTCCTGGAGGGGCTCCATCCCCTGGGCCTCCACAGCATCGACCTTGTCCTGGCCCCAGCCTGGCTGATGACACGGATGCCAACAGCAATGGCTCCAGCGGCAATGAGTCCAATGGACCTGAGTCCAGGGGTGCATCTCAGCGGAGCTCACATAGCTCCTCCTCTGGCAATGGCAAGGACTCGGCCCTGCTGGAGACCACCGAGAGCAGCAAGAGGTGTGTTTGGATGGGTGTTGCAGGTCCTGGGAGTGGTCTTGTGCGTAGATtgagctgggagagaggcccATGCTGCTGGCTGCTTTCTCCTCATCTTGGGCCTGTTGCTTCTCCCCTAGCACAAACTCGCAGAGCCCATCCCCCCCCAGCAGTTCCATTGCCTACAGCCTCCTGAGTGCCAGCTCAGAGCAGGACAACCCGTCTACCAGTGGCTGCAGGTTTGTGCGGtgagggctggggcagagggctgggggcCATGTTCTGGGACTAATgcttgtaccctctccctccctgtggGCCCTGCAGCAGTGAACAGTCAGCCCGGGCAAGGACACAGAAAGAGCTCATGACGGCGCTGCGGGAGCTCAAGCTTCGGCTGCCACCAGAGCGCAGGGGCAAGGGCCGCTCTGGGACCCTGGCCACGCTGCAGTATGCACTGGCCTGTGTCAAGCAGGTGCAAGGTGAGTGGTGCTTCCTGGGAGGGCAATGGTCAGGTCCTAGGCTACCATGGGGGGCAGTCTCCTCACTATATGCGCCGCTGCCCACACCCTGCAGCCAACCAGGAATACTACCAGCAGTGGAGCCTGGaggagggtgagccttgtgccatGGACATGTCCACCTAcaccctggaggagctggagcacGTCACATCTGAGTACACGCTTCGCAACCAGGTGAGCGCAGCCCGGCCTCTGTATCCCGTGCACTCTTGGCCCCACTCCAGCAGCTCCTGAACCTgctcttgtctttcctttcttgccTAGGACACCTTCTCCGTGGCAGTCTCCTTCCTGACGGGCCGCATCGTCTACATTTCCCAGCAGGCAGGTATCCTGCTGCGCTGCAAGCGGGATGTGTTCCGCGGAGCCCGCTTCTCAGAGTTCCTGGCTCCCCAGGACGTGGGCATCTTCTATGGTTCCACTGCCCCATCTCGCCTGCCCACCTGGGGCACGGGGGCCTCGGCAGGTGAGGTCCCCAAGTGCTGGGGGGGGAGGGACGAGCTGTCCCAGGAAGCACCTGCCATGAGGGGGTTAGGGGACCCAGGCTTTTCCTTGCTGGGTTTTCCTCAGCccagggaggagatggggagCTGTGCTCACGGCCCTCCTGGTCTGTCTCAGGTTCTGGCCTCAAGGACTTCACCCAGGAGAAATCTGTCTTTTGCCGTATCAGGTAGGTGGGGGACGTGGGAGCAGACCCCTTCTACCTCCTACACCCCCTGCCCTTCTTTGCTGTGTGGGCTGTGGCCTTGAGGTGGAGGGTGGGTGGCTCTTCACTGATAGTCTCTAatgcctctctttcctccttggtaGAGGGGGTCCTGACCGGGATCCAGGGCCTCGGTACCAGCCATTCCGTCTAACCCCGTATGTGACCAAGATCCGGGTCTCCGATGGGGCCCCTGCACAGCCGTGCTGCCTGCTCATCGCAGAGCGCATCCACTCCGGTTATGAAGGTGGGGGGCCCATGGCCTGGCCTGCTTGGGGTAGGAGGAAGGGCGCCTCCTCTAGGCTGGGGGTGAGGCAGGACAGGAGTCTAGAATATGATTTTGGAACAGAGAAGGTATTATTAGGATGAGGGTTTGAACACCTTTTTAGAGGTACAGTTGGATAAGAGCCCCAGACTAGGAGAAGGCAAAGAAGAGtgctttggttttcagttttgtCATTGGCAGGGGGCACAGAGGTGGTCCAGACCATCTTTGTAGGCCAGAGGGCCAGCGCAGAGCTGTGGAGAGACTAGCTAGCAGTCTGGGCCTGAGGCGGCATGGAGGGCTGAGGAGCTGGACCATTCTGGGTGAAATCCAGTAGCCACGCTTTCTGTGTCTCAGCTCCCCGGATTCCTCCTGACAAGAGGATCTTCACTACGCGGCACACGCCCAGCTGCCTCTTCCAGGATGTGGATGAGAGGTGAGGTCAGGACCTGGAGGAAAAGGAGGTGGTCAGGGCCGAGGCTTTGGCCACTCTGATGCCTCCTCTTATCTCAGGGCCGCCCCGCTCCTGGGCTACCTCCCCCAGGACCTCCTGGGGGCCCCAGTGCTCCTTTTCTTGCATCCCGAGGACCGACCCCTCATGCTGGCCATCCACAAGAAGAGTGAGTGCCTCTCATCCTGCTCTTCCCTTCTGGCTGTCTCCAGGGCTTCCTGACGGCTACCCTGTGGTTGTGTCTCTCAGTGTCTTGGTCTCTTAGAtctctgggggaggggtgggggggtagatTGCACCTTACTTAGCTCTCCCTCTCACTGAGCAACACCTCGTTTCCCACTCCCTTCAGTCCTGCAGCTGGCTGGCCAGCCCTTTGATCACTCCCCTATCCGCTTCTGCGCCCGTAACGGGGAGTATGTCACCATGGACACCAGCTGGGCTGGCTTTGTGCACCCTTGGAGCCGCAAGGTGGCTTTTGTGTTGGGCCGCCACAAAGTACGCACGTAAGTGGGTCGTGCCCTGGAGGGCGGGCCAGTGTGGAGGGGGCAGGGctcaatttatccttccccaccccacaggGCACCCCTGAATGAAGACGTGTTCACTCCGCCGGCCCCAAGCCCTGCTCTGGCTCTGGACTCTGATATCCAGGAGCTCTCCGAGCAGATCCACCGGTTGCTGTTACAGGTGAGAGTTGAGGCGAGGGGGGCTTGGGAGATGAGAAAGGGCTGCGGAGCAGCGCCATGGACATCTAAACTGTCGCTCTCCCTGCCTCAGCCTGtgcacagccccagccccacagggTTCTGTGGCGTCGGCCCTGTGACTTCCTCAGGCCCTCTTCTCAGCCCTGGCTCCTCCAGTGACAGCAGTGGAGGTGATGCCGAGGGACCTGGGCCTCCTGCCCCGGTGAGTGTCCCTCTCCCACTTCACCTGTCTCGTTTCCCATCCCCTTGTCCTCAGAGTCGGGACTGCCCAGCCCAGAGGAGCCTCGTccacctccttttccttctcgCCCTGCTCTCAGCACGACTCCACATCTCCCCACCGGGGCTTTTTGCTTGCACTATGCCCTGGGCTCCCGGAGCTGTCCAGGCCCCCCTCACGGCTGCCCGCCGCCCTGGCCTGTCCCGCAGGTGACCTTCCAGCAGATCTGTAAGGACGTGCACCTGGTGAAGCATCAGGGACAGCAGCTTTTTATTGAGTCCCGGGCGCCGCCTCTGCCCCGGCCCCGCGTCCCTGGTGAgttggtgagggtgtgggtgaGGAGTGAGGCCTGGGGGTCCCCGGACCCGCAGCCCAACCCAGAGGAGCTTTTCTCTCCTTGGCCCAGCTACaggcatattcaagggcaagacCCTTCCCTGCCAATCCCCAGACCCAGAATGTGAGGCAGCCCCTGCTCCCATCCAGGCCCCTCTGGCCTTGGCCCCTGAGGAGGCTGAGCGGAAAGAGGCCTCCAGTTGCTCCTACCAGCAGATTAACTGCCTGGACAGCATCCTCAGGTAAGGCCTCCTGGTACCTTCTCCCACTTaggccccagccccgccccagccaGGCCCGGCCCTCACGTCCTCTGATGCTCCCTCAGGTACCTGGAGAGCTGCAACCTCCCCAGCACCGCCAAGCGCAAAtgcgcctcctcctcctcctgcaccgCCTCTTCGGCCTCTGAGGACGACAAGCAGCAGACAGGCCCAGTGTCTGGGGGGGCCAAGAGGGGTGAGGACCCAGGCGTGCCCTGCTCCCGCCCTGTCCTCTGTGCCTGTGTCTCTACATTTCTGTCTTtggggcccccaccccaccctgccctgtcTCCCTCCCAGCCTTCAGATCTCCAGACTcctctgcccccaacccccacgGGGGTTTCCTCTCCCGGCCTCCCGGCGGGGGCAGGGAGGTAACTGGCACCATCTCTCTGCACAGATCCATCGGCAGTGCTGTCAGGGGAGGGGGCCGCCCCTCTGAAGGAGCCGGTGGTGGGAGGAGGCACCCTGAGCCCGCTCGCCCTGGCCAATAAGGCGGAGAGCGTGGTGTCTGTCACCAGTCAGTGTAGCTTCAGCTCCACCATCGTCCATGTGGGAGACAAGAAGCCCCCGGAGTCGGGTATGGGCGTGGCTGAGGGGGGCGGTGCCCGGGCTCCACCTGGTTCCCCAGCCAGAGCTCCCTCCCGCCTGTCTTCTCTGCCCTCTGGCCCCTGATGGAGAGAGGAGGCCTCCGTCCTAGCTCAGGGCTGCCTCTTCTTGCTCTCCGCCCCCGCCTGCCTTTGCTGCTTTGTCTGTCCCGCATCCTGCTTCCTGTGTTCCTACTGTCAGTTCACACCCAAAGTCTGGGGTGCGGGGTTCAACCTGAGGTGCTGCCCACAGAGGGTTTGAAGGCAAGGACTGTTCAAACCTCCTGAAGGCTCTTTAGGCATTGATCTGGAAAATGAGTGAGGGAAGGGCACGGGGGCAGGCTTCCCTTCCAAGGAGAGTCCCGGGGATGGCTAGGGCAGTGCCACTGGAGGGCACTGGGTATCCCTTCTTACCCCGGGACAGCTTTGCACAGAGAAGAGGGCCCAGAGCCAGTCCTCGGCAGGGAGGAGGCCGAGAGATGCCCAGGAGGCCCAGGCTTGGccgtgggcagaggccaggggctTGGCTAAGCTGTTGGATGTGGAGGGCGTGCTGTGGGTGTGCTAACCCCTGAGGTGATTCTGACCTTTTGCCCATCTCATCTTTCTTAGACATCATCATGATGGAGGACCTGCCCAGCCTGCCTccaggcccagcccccagccccacagtAGCCCCTGACCCAGCCCCGGATGCCTACCGCCCTGTGGGCCTGACCAAGGCTGTGCTGTCCCTGCACACACAGAAGGAGGAGCAGGCCTTCCTTAGCCGCTTCCGCGACCTGGGCAGGCTGCGTGGACGTGACGGCTCCTCCACGGCCCCCTCGGCCCCCGGTGAGCAAGGTAGAGGCCTGGGACGTCCCCGAGTGTGCCCGCGGCCCGGTCCAGGACCAGACTGGGGAGGGGGGTTCTTGAGGGAGATGCTTCTGCTCCAGGGACCCAGGTTGTTGCCGCCTCCCCCACCAGGGCCCTGCCTAGGGACAGGTCCCTCGCCAGCCTCTCCCCACCAGGCCGGGGGTCCGGGCTGCAGCCAGAGGAGGGCAGCCTGGGGGGCTGCACTGAGACAGGCGGAGGTGCGCTGCTCCAGGTAAGCCACTCCAGGCCCAGTCCAGGGGCAGGAAGCGAGCCCACTCAGGACTCAGTTGTCGCTCACTGGGAGACCTGTGTAGACTGGCAGGGAGGACTGGGACACCTTCGGGTGGGGTCAGGGCTTCAGAGGCAGATGGCAGCCCTCCAGGTGCCGAGGGAGGCCCCCTGCAGGCGGACCAGGACTCAGGCCCGGGCTTTCCCGCCCACCTCTTGGCTCGGTCGTGGGCTAGGCAGAGTGCGGCCCGACTGGTGGGAGGATCGCCCAGGCTGGCAGTGCCTGCTAGAGCTTGGCGGCTGGACCGGAGCCACGTGCCCACGCATCCGTggacctccctgcctcctccgcAGCGTGTCTCTGGCTTCTGCATGCCCCTGGCACGCCCCCTCACGTAacctttcctctccccatctcctttGTCAGCAAATCCCCCATCCCTGTGATTGTTCCCTGAggttcccccacctccccagagtcCCCCCTGTGGTGTGTGGCCCAGGGAGCCAGACTCTGTAGGACCGTCACCTGCCCTCTCCCCGGTCAGAGTATCAGGGCAGTGGGGGCGGCAGGGCAGTCGGCAGGGGCACTAAGCCCCAGGTTGAGGGCTTTGCTAACCCCAGTCTCTCCCCTTAGGCTGCCAGCATGGCCCTGCAGCCCCTGGCCGCCGCCACCACTGCCGATCCAAAGCCAAGCGCTCACGCCACCACCAGACTGCTCGGGCCGAGGCCCCCTGCTACGTCTCCCACCCCTCGCCTGTGCCACCCTCTGCTCCCTGGCCCCGGCCACCAGCCACTCCTCCCTTTCCAGCTGTGGTCCAGCCCTACCCCCTCCCAGTGTTCTCCCCAAGAGGAGGCCCCCAGCCTCTTCCTTCTGCCCCCACATCTGTGCCTCCTgcagccttccctgcccccctggtGACCCCCATGGTGGCCTTGGTGCTCCCTAACTATCTgttccctcccccagccacctaTCCCTGTGGGGTCCCCCCGACCCCCGGCGAGGGGCCTCCTACCCCTGCTTCCCAGTCCCCTTCTCCATCCCTGCCGCCGCTGCCCCCAAGTCCTCCCCACTGCCCCGACTCTCCACTCTTCAACTCGA
The DNA window shown above is from Hippopotamus amphibius kiboko isolate mHipAmp2 chromosome 17, mHipAmp2.hap2, whole genome shotgun sequence and carries:
- the PER1 gene encoding period circadian protein homolog 1, translated to MSGPLEGADGGGDPRPGESFCPGGAPSPGPPQHRPCPGPSLADDTDANSNGSSGNESNGPESRGASQRSSHSSSSGNGKDSALLETTESSKSTNSQSPSPPSSSIAYSLLSASSEQDNPSTSGCSSEQSARARTQKELMTALRELKLRLPPERRGKGRSGTLATLQYALACVKQVQANQEYYQQWSLEEGEPCAMDMSTYTLEELEHVTSEYTLRNQDTFSVAVSFLTGRIVYISQQAGILLRCKRDVFRGARFSEFLAPQDVGIFYGSTAPSRLPTWGTGASAGSGLKDFTQEKSVFCRIRGGPDRDPGPRYQPFRLTPYVTKIRVSDGAPAQPCCLLIAERIHSGYEAPRIPPDKRIFTTRHTPSCLFQDVDERAAPLLGYLPQDLLGAPVLLFLHPEDRPLMLAIHKKILQLAGQPFDHSPIRFCARNGEYVTMDTSWAGFVHPWSRKVAFVLGRHKVRTAPLNEDVFTPPAPSPALALDSDIQELSEQIHRLLLQPVHSPSPTGFCGVGPVTSSGPLLSPGSSSDSSGGDAEGPGPPAPVTFQQICKDVHLVKHQGQQLFIESRAPPLPRPRVPATGIFKGKTLPCQSPDPECEAAPAPIQAPLALAPEEAERKEASSCSYQQINCLDSILRYLESCNLPSTAKRKCASSSSCTASSASEDDKQQTGPVSGGAKRDPSAVLSGEGAAPLKEPVVGGGTLSPLALANKAESVVSVTSQCSFSSTIVHVGDKKPPESDIIMMEDLPSLPPGPAPSPTVAPDPAPDAYRPVGLTKAVLSLHTQKEEQAFLSRFRDLGRLRGRDGSSTAPSAPGEQGCQHGPAAPGRRHHCRSKAKRSRHHQTARAEAPCYVSHPSPVPPSAPWPRPPATPPFPAVVQPYPLPVFSPRGGPQPLPSAPTSVPPAAFPAPLVTPMVALVLPNYLFPPPATYPCGVPPTPGEGPPTPASQSPSPSLPPLPPSPPHCPDSPLFNSRCSSPLQLNLLQLEEAPRVEGGAVTGAPGSSAGPLPPSEETAGPEARLVEVTESSNQDALSGSSDLLELLLQEDSRSGTGSAASGSLGSGLGSGSGSGSHEGGSTSASITRSSQSSHTSKYFGSVDSSEAEAGAAQARAEPGDQVIKYVLQDPIWLLMANADQHVMMTYQVPSRDTACVLKQDRERLRAMQKQQPRFSEDQRRELGAVHSWVRKGQLPRALDVMACVDCGSSTQDPGHPDDPLFSEMDGLGLEPMEEGGGEGRGGGGEGEGGSEAQAQTGARVSSSQDLAMEEEEQGGSSPSPALPATGNGTS